A window of Acidobacteriota bacterium contains these coding sequences:
- a CDS encoding metalloregulator ArsR/SmtB family transcription factor: MTAALTQEKTRAPERTSAKAAAKAPPPARPQVFDRMSVLADPIRCRLLLALEDHELTVSELCTVLQLPQSTASRHLKVLADGDWVGAYRDGTSRRYGTRRESWEEDARRLWLLVREEVAEGPAVTQDRRRLERVLAERRTKSQEFFSSAAGQWAQLREELFGRRFDLHALLPLLDPAWTVADLGCGTGQLAAALAPFVRHLVAVDDSDAMLEAAEGRLAQYPNVELRRGSIESLPVDDETLDVALLVLVLHHLPEPLRSLRQAVRTLKPGGRLLVVDMLSHDHEEYRQQMGHVWLGFEEEQLLGWLEGAGLEAPRLHALPTDPEARGPALFTAVARRPLEPSPGDPSTDFPAVDDSQ; the protein is encoded by the coding sequence GCTCACCCAAGAAAAGACCCGCGCCCCAGAAAGGACCAGCGCAAAGGCTGCGGCAAAAGCGCCGCCGCCGGCACGGCCCCAGGTCTTTGACCGCATGTCGGTGCTCGCCGATCCGATTCGGTGCCGACTCCTGTTGGCGCTGGAGGATCATGAGCTCACCGTGTCGGAGCTGTGCACCGTGCTCCAGCTGCCCCAGTCCACCGCCAGCCGGCATCTCAAAGTCCTGGCCGACGGCGACTGGGTGGGGGCCTATCGGGACGGCACCAGCCGGCGCTACGGCACCCGGCGGGAGAGCTGGGAAGAAGACGCCCGGCGACTGTGGCTCTTGGTTCGCGAAGAGGTGGCCGAGGGTCCCGCGGTGACTCAAGATCGGCGGCGGCTGGAGCGGGTGCTGGCGGAGCGGCGCACCAAGTCCCAGGAGTTCTTCTCCTCCGCCGCCGGCCAGTGGGCGCAGCTGCGGGAGGAGCTCTTCGGCCGTCGCTTCGACCTCCACGCCCTGCTGCCCCTCCTCGATCCCGCCTGGACCGTGGCGGATCTCGGCTGCGGCACCGGCCAGCTGGCGGCGGCCCTGGCGCCTTTCGTGCGCCATCTGGTAGCGGTGGACGATTCCGACGCCATGCTCGAGGCCGCCGAGGGCCGGCTGGCGCAGTATCCCAACGTCGAGCTGCGCCGCGGCAGCATCGAATCCTTACCGGTGGACGACGAGACCCTCGACGTGGCGCTGCTGGTGCTGGTGCTGCACCATCTGCCGGAGCCCTTGCGCAGCCTGCGACAGGCGGTGCGCACTCTGAAGCCCGGTGGCCGGCTGCTGGTAGTAGACATGCTCAGCCACGACCACGAGGAGTATCGCCAGCAGATGGGCCACGTCTGGTTGGGCTTCGAGGAGGAGCAGCTCCTTGGCTGGCTCGAAGGAGCGGGCTTGGAGGCTCCGAGGCTCCACGCTTTGCCGACGGATCCCGAGGCTCGAGGCCCGGCGCTCTTCACCGCCGTCGCCCGCCGGCCTCTGGAACCATCACCGGGTGACCCATCCACAGACTTTCCGGCAGTAGACGACTCGCAGTGA
- the ahcY gene encoding adenosylhomocysteinase: MTVLTETQAATDQARLPYKVADLSLAESGRKEIELAEHEMPGLMALREKYGDTKPLKGAKVMGSLHMTVQTAVLIETLTDLGADVRWVSCNIFSTQDHAAAAVVVGRPETGGSVGAPKGVPVFAWKGETLEEYWWCTKEALMWPDGSGPDLIVDDGGDATLFVHKAREYELAGAVPEFDAEKEPEEWGVILDTLRSELAANPGRWTAIAEGLKGVSEETTTGVHRLYQMAKEETLLFPAINVNDSVTKSKFDNIYGCRHSLIDGLNRATDVMLSAKVAVVCGFGEVGKGCAQALKGQGARVIVTEIDPICALQAAMEGFQVTTLEDVVETADIFITTTGNKDIITADHMARMKNQAIVGNIGHFDNEIDLAGLKKRDDVERINIKPQYDEFRFADGHSVLMLAEGRLLNLGCATGHPSFVMSASFTNQVLAQMELWVNGDSYEKQVYMLPKQLDEEVARLHLDKLGVKLTKLSSEQAEYIGVPVEGPYKPEHYRY; this comes from the coding sequence ATGACCGTATTGACCGAGACCCAAGCCGCTACCGACCAGGCGCGCCTGCCGTACAAGGTCGCCGACCTTTCCCTCGCCGAATCCGGCCGCAAAGAGATCGAGCTGGCCGAGCACGAGATGCCGGGGCTGATGGCCCTGCGCGAGAAGTACGGCGACACCAAGCCCCTCAAGGGCGCCAAGGTCATGGGCAGTCTGCACATGACGGTGCAGACCGCCGTGCTCATCGAAACCCTCACCGACCTCGGCGCCGACGTGCGCTGGGTTTCCTGCAACATCTTCTCGACCCAGGACCATGCCGCCGCGGCGGTGGTGGTGGGCCGCCCGGAGACCGGCGGTAGCGTCGGTGCTCCCAAGGGCGTGCCGGTCTTCGCCTGGAAGGGCGAGACTCTGGAAGAGTATTGGTGGTGCACCAAGGAAGCTCTGATGTGGCCCGACGGCAGCGGCCCGGACCTCATCGTCGACGACGGCGGTGACGCCACCCTCTTCGTGCACAAGGCGCGGGAGTACGAGCTCGCCGGCGCCGTGCCGGAGTTCGACGCTGAGAAGGAGCCCGAGGAGTGGGGCGTCATCCTCGACACCCTGCGCTCCGAGCTGGCCGCCAACCCCGGCCGCTGGACCGCCATCGCCGAGGGTCTGAAGGGCGTCAGCGAGGAGACCACCACCGGTGTTCATCGCCTCTACCAGATGGCCAAGGAGGAGACCTTGCTCTTCCCCGCCATCAACGTCAATGATTCGGTGACCAAGAGCAAGTTCGACAACATCTACGGCTGCCGTCACTCCCTCATCGACGGCCTGAACCGCGCCACGGACGTGATGCTCAGCGCCAAGGTCGCGGTGGTCTGCGGCTTCGGTGAGGTAGGCAAGGGCTGCGCTCAGGCCCTCAAGGGTCAGGGCGCCCGGGTGATCGTCACCGAGATCGATCCCATCTGTGCGCTGCAGGCGGCGATGGAGGGCTTCCAGGTCACCACCCTCGAGGACGTAGTGGAGACCGCCGACATCTTCATCACCACCACCGGCAACAAGGACATCATCACCGCCGACCACATGGCGCGGATGAAGAACCAGGCCATCGTCGGCAACATCGGTCACTTCGACAACGAGATCGACCTCGCCGGCCTGAAGAAGCGCGACGACGTCGAGCGCATCAACATCAAGCCGCAATACGACGAGTTCCGCTTCGCCGACGGCCACAGCGTGCTGATGCTCGCCGAGGGCCGTCTGCTCAACCTCGGCTGCGCCACTGGCCACCCGAGCTTCGTGATGTCCGCGTCCTTCACCAACCAGGTGCTGGCGCAGATGGAGCTGTGGGTCAACGGCGACAGCTACGAGAAGCAGGTCTACATGCTGCCCAAGCAGCTCGACGAGGAAGTCGCCCGCCTGCACCTCGACAAGCTCGGCGTCAAGCTCACCAAGCTCAGCTCCGAGCAGGCCGAATACATCGGCGTGCCGGTGGAGGGTCCCTACAAGCCCGAGCACTATCGGTACTGA